A single window of Pontiella agarivorans DNA harbors:
- a CDS encoding N-acyl-D-amino-acid deacylase family protein codes for MNFDVKIINGTVYDGSLNNPKHCDIGINKNTITKMGELSAATAEKTIDATDLAICPGFIDTHSHSDTYLLLEPSAASKVYQGITTEICGNCGASAAPLNGGYKMPSDWLDKDYSSLNSFHTFEGVKSFIPWKTVAEYRKLYDTIKPAINAALLVGHNTLHAGICGYEPRAATPEELNAMFRTLETALDDGAIGLSSGLAYPPGSAVPREEIIELCKIVAKKGGLYTTHMRSESNNLLEAIDESFDIAERSGARLQISHLKASGSENWNKIDTAFAKIRAAQQHMEIGSDRYPYTAGCTDLDIVLPLWATYGGRDAILERLRNSDSREKIRAELMDKPDDHWDNVMIGSTKFEPYKGKYLLEVAEDLKRSPVDALLYLIDEDDLKTGGIFFSMSEENLWRVLAEPYVSIGSDGSMRAPWGPLSHDHPHPRAYGSHTKFLRAALDGKTVPLPEAIHKMTALPAKQFNLKKRGLLKEGYAADILVFDPARIKEETTYADPHRLSAGMVHVFTNGVHCLENGKDTALRGGQFLDG; via the coding sequence ATGAATTTTGACGTAAAGATTATCAACGGCACCGTTTACGATGGATCATTAAACAATCCAAAACATTGCGATATAGGCATTAACAAAAATACTATTACAAAAATGGGCGAACTTTCCGCCGCAACGGCTGAAAAAACGATAGATGCAACGGATCTGGCCATCTGCCCGGGTTTTATCGACACCCATTCCCATTCCGACACCTATCTATTGCTCGAACCCAGCGCAGCCTCCAAGGTCTATCAGGGCATCACCACCGAAATCTGCGGCAATTGCGGGGCCTCCGCCGCCCCGCTAAACGGCGGGTATAAAATGCCCTCGGACTGGCTCGACAAGGATTACAGCAGCCTGAACTCCTTTCACACCTTCGAAGGTGTGAAATCATTCATACCCTGGAAAACGGTTGCGGAATACCGGAAGCTCTACGATACAATCAAACCCGCCATCAACGCGGCCCTGCTGGTCGGCCATAACACACTGCATGCCGGAATCTGCGGTTACGAACCGCGGGCCGCCACGCCTGAAGAACTCAACGCGATGTTCCGGACGCTGGAAACCGCGCTCGACGACGGCGCGATCGGCCTAAGCTCCGGTCTGGCTTATCCACCGGGTTCCGCGGTTCCGCGGGAGGAAATTATTGAACTCTGCAAGATCGTCGCGAAAAAAGGCGGACTTTACACCACGCATATGCGCTCAGAATCCAACAACCTGCTCGAAGCGATTGATGAATCGTTCGATATTGCCGAACGGTCCGGCGCGCGCTTACAGATTTCCCACCTCAAGGCATCCGGTTCCGAAAACTGGAACAAAATCGATACCGCTTTCGCAAAAATCCGCGCGGCACAGCAGCATATGGAGATCGGCTCTGATCGGTATCCGTATACCGCCGGCTGCACGGACCTCGATATTGTTCTCCCGCTTTGGGCCACCTATGGCGGGCGCGATGCCATCCTCGAACGTCTGCGTAACAGCGACTCCCGGGAAAAAATCCGTGCCGAACTTATGGATAAACCGGACGACCACTGGGACAACGTCATGATCGGCTCGACAAAATTTGAACCCTATAAGGGAAAATACCTGCTTGAAGTTGCGGAGGACCTGAAACGGAGCCCCGTCGATGCACTTCTATATCTGATTGATGAAGACGACCTGAAAACCGGCGGCATTTTTTTCAGCATGTCCGAAGAGAATTTATGGCGGGTTCTGGCCGAGCCCTATGTTTCGATCGGGTCGGACGGCTCGATGCGCGCCCCCTGGGGGCCGCTGAGTCATGACCATCCTCATCCGCGAGCCTACGGAAGCCACACCAAATTCCTGCGCGCGGCACTGGATGGCAAAACCGTCCCGCTGCCGGAGGCGATCCATAAAATGACCGCGCTTCCGGCCAAACAGTTTAATCTGAAAAAACGCGGTCTGCTGAAAGAAGGCTATGCCGCTGATATTCTGGTATTTGATCCCGCACGCATCAAAGAAGAGACCACATACGCGGATCCTCATCGTCTCTCTGCGGGAATGGTCCATGTTTTTACCAATGGTGTCCATTGCCTTGAGAACGGAAAAGATACAGCATTACGGGGTGGACAGTTTCTAGACGGATAA
- a CDS encoding ammonium transporter, producing the protein MKWLKIPTLIAAALVFGLASPALAQEAADAQPVFDAAATAGEWAYAIDNMFLMFCAVLVLFMQAGFALVESGFNSAKNTVNILFKNLMDLSIGMVLYFIIGYGLMYPGDGNGFLAFGQFGIGGNGADVAEAGALTLQVDWLFQVAFAATAATIVSGAVAGRLKFSAYLVYSAVLTAIIYPISGYWKWGGGWLDQMGFYDFAGSLVVHACGGFAALAGAIVLGPRIGRFTKEGKAKAMPGHSLPLATLGVFILLIGWFGFNPGSQLAIVGKGNTEAVMLIAVNTLLAAGAGAVLAMVATWIMHKKPDLTMAANGVLAGLVGITANCDGVTNVEAIIIGAIAGVLVVAGVKLLDKLKIDDPVGAFPVHGLCGVWGGIATALFGEYSDGYGNWIAQITGSIAIPLWAFATMFILFTILKAVGMLRVSKEEELRGLDIGEHGEEAYNGFQIFTTN; encoded by the coding sequence ATGAAGTGGTTGAAAATTCCAACATTGATCGCGGCAGCGTTGGTGTTCGGGTTGGCGTCTCCGGCACTGGCGCAAGAAGCTGCCGATGCACAGCCAGTCTTTGACGCAGCGGCAACAGCCGGTGAGTGGGCTTATGCAATTGATAATATGTTTCTGATGTTCTGTGCGGTGCTGGTGTTGTTCATGCAGGCTGGTTTCGCTTTGGTGGAATCCGGTTTCAACAGCGCAAAGAACACCGTGAACATTCTGTTTAAAAACCTGATGGACCTCTCCATCGGTATGGTTCTGTATTTCATTATCGGCTACGGTCTGATGTATCCGGGCGACGGTAACGGCTTCCTGGCATTCGGGCAGTTCGGGATCGGCGGCAACGGTGCAGATGTTGCGGAAGCCGGTGCGTTGACGCTGCAGGTGGACTGGCTTTTTCAGGTGGCCTTCGCAGCAACAGCGGCCACGATTGTATCCGGCGCGGTGGCCGGACGTCTCAAGTTCAGCGCCTACCTGGTTTACTCCGCGGTACTGACAGCGATCATTTATCCGATTTCCGGTTACTGGAAATGGGGGGGCGGCTGGTTGGACCAGATGGGCTTCTACGATTTCGCCGGTTCGCTGGTGGTGCACGCCTGCGGTGGTTTTGCCGCTCTGGCCGGTGCGATTGTGCTCGGTCCGCGTATTGGACGTTTCACTAAAGAAGGAAAAGCCAAAGCCATGCCGGGACATTCGCTTCCGCTGGCCACGCTGGGTGTATTTATCCTGCTGATCGGCTGGTTCGGTTTTAACCCGGGGTCGCAGCTTGCGATTGTAGGCAAAGGCAACACTGAAGCGGTTATGCTCATTGCGGTTAACACACTGCTGGCTGCCGGTGCGGGTGCGGTTCTGGCCATGGTGGCCACCTGGATTATGCACAAGAAGCCTGATTTGACGATGGCGGCCAACGGTGTACTGGCCGGTCTGGTGGGTATTACTGCAAACTGCGATGGTGTGACTAACGTGGAAGCCATCATTATCGGCGCGATTGCCGGTGTTCTGGTGGTTGCCGGTGTGAAACTGCTTGATAAATTGAAAATCGACGATCCGGTGGGTGCGTTCCCGGTTCACGGTCTCTGCGGTGTATGGGGCGGTATTGCCACTGCTCTCTTCGGTGAATATTCCGACGGTTACGGTAACTGGATTGCCCAGATCACCGGTTCCATCGCCATTCCGCTCTGGGCCTTTGCGACCATGTTCATTCTCTTCACGATCCTGAAAGCGGTCGGCATGCTGCGCGTCAGCAAGGAAGAAGAGCTGCGCGGTCTGGACATCGGTGAACACGGCGAAGAAGCCTACAACGGCTTCCAGATCTTCACCACTAACTAA
- a CDS encoding P-II family nitrogen regulator: MKLIIAYVQPEQLNEVKQSLYEKEVYKMSVTNAMGCGQQKGYHETYRGADIEVNLLKKVRIEIAVNDDFVDMTIDAVIAGARTGNIGDGKIFVLDLPECIRIRTGEKGPEAVG; this comes from the coding sequence ATGAAATTGATTATCGCATACGTACAGCCCGAACAGCTCAATGAAGTCAAACAGAGTCTGTACGAAAAAGAAGTCTACAAAATGTCAGTGACCAACGCCATGGGCTGCGGTCAGCAGAAGGGCTACCACGAAACTTACCGCGGCGCGGATATCGAGGTGAACCTGTTAAAGAAGGTCCGTATTGAGATTGCTGTGAACGACGATTTTGTTGACATGACGATCGATGCCGTCATTGCCGGTGCCCGCACCGGGAATATCGGCGACGGAAAAATCTTCGTGCTGGACCTTCCGGAATGCATCCGGATCCGTACCGGTGAAAAAGGTCCCGAGGCCGTTGGTTAG
- a CDS encoding ABC transporter substrate-binding protein, with protein sequence MKRTTLIKPVAAIMALMAVTTMAEPLKIAYSDWPGWVAWDIAKEKGFFEKHDVEVELLWFEYVASMDAFAAGKADAVCVANGDSVVLNATGARNVMILVNDYSNGNDKIVARSGITDVKALKGKKIGVEIGFLSHALLIKALEDNGMTEKDVELINMPTHQAAQVLASGDVDAIVAWQPHSGMALKASEGSSAVYTTADAPGIIYDTLAVAPGSILKRKADWQKVVAAWYDVIDYMADPANEEEMLKILSARVGLSPAEYKPFLSGTYMMSKDEVLKALKPVSGFESLYGSCDVVNNFFVANKVYEEPVAVKRTIDPSFTKSVK encoded by the coding sequence ATGAAACGGACAACCCTTATAAAACCAGTCGCTGCGATCATGGCGCTGATGGCAGTAACAACGATGGCGGAACCGCTTAAAATTGCCTACAGCGATTGGCCGGGCTGGGTGGCCTGGGATATCGCCAAGGAAAAAGGATTTTTTGAAAAGCATGATGTGGAAGTGGAGCTGCTCTGGTTTGAGTATGTGGCTTCCATGGATGCCTTCGCGGCGGGTAAAGCCGATGCGGTCTGTGTGGCCAACGGCGACTCGGTGGTGCTCAATGCCACCGGCGCCCGCAACGTGATGATTCTGGTGAATGATTATTCGAACGGGAATGACAAGATTGTGGCCCGGTCGGGGATTACCGATGTGAAGGCGCTGAAAGGAAAGAAGATCGGTGTCGAAATCGGTTTTCTCAGCCACGCGCTGCTGATCAAGGCGCTGGAGGATAACGGCATGACGGAAAAGGATGTGGAGCTCATCAATATGCCGACGCATCAGGCGGCGCAGGTGCTGGCCTCCGGCGATGTGGATGCCATTGTGGCCTGGCAGCCGCATTCCGGTATGGCGCTGAAAGCTTCCGAAGGATCCTCGGCTGTTTACACCACTGCCGACGCCCCGGGCATCATCTACGACACGCTCGCTGTGGCACCGGGCAGTATTCTGAAACGTAAAGCCGACTGGCAGAAAGTCGTGGCGGCCTGGTATGACGTGATCGATTACATGGCCGACCCCGCCAACGAAGAAGAAATGCTCAAAATTCTTTCGGCCCGCGTCGGTCTCTCGCCGGCGGAATATAAACCCTTTCTCTCCGGCACCTACATGATGAGCAAAGACGAAGTGCTCAAGGCGCTGAAGCCCGTCTCCGGATTTGAATCGCTCTACGGCTCCTGCGACGTGGTGAATAATTTCTTTGTGGCCAACAAGGTCTATGAAGAACCGGTGGCGGTTAAGCGCACCATCGATCCGTCGTTCACTAAATCCGTGAAATAA
- a CDS encoding ABC transporter permease, translating into MSKQEKWFRFGKSLSPRRVRGLTVASFVLPLVLWSLISYVPALWHPEVQIQSVGDTIYFDAGDRVDVETFALENNNLLESDGVPMVGKRVNPVYFPAPHEVTRALYSAFFTEPRRDGEPWFHESVAHSVRVVFWGFLLSSLFGVPLGILCGVFSYFSKLIEPFVEFFRYFPAPVFGALAVAILGINDAPKVAIIFIGTFFQQVLVIANTTRTVDFSLVEAAQTLGAKPGRLLFKVVIPAVLPKLYMDMRILLGWAWTYLIVAEVVGTSTGISWFINQQAKYRMFDNVYAAILVLGFIGLGTDMLLGALGKQLFAWEDGRRSGFGKMLRKIKPAPVEA; encoded by the coding sequence ATGTCAAAACAGGAAAAATGGTTCAGATTCGGAAAGAGCCTTTCGCCAAGGCGCGTCAGGGGGCTGACCGTTGCGTCGTTTGTTCTTCCGCTCGTGCTCTGGTCGCTGATCAGTTACGTCCCCGCGCTGTGGCATCCGGAAGTGCAGATTCAATCGGTCGGCGATACGATCTATTTTGATGCGGGCGACCGGGTCGACGTAGAGACGTTTGCGCTGGAAAATAACAATCTGCTGGAAAGCGACGGCGTTCCAATGGTTGGAAAACGCGTGAACCCGGTTTATTTCCCGGCACCGCACGAAGTGACCCGGGCGCTCTATTCAGCCTTTTTCACCGAGCCGCGTCGCGATGGCGAACCGTGGTTTCATGAAAGCGTGGCCCACAGTGTGCGGGTGGTCTTCTGGGGCTTTCTGCTCTCTTCGCTGTTCGGGGTTCCGCTCGGGATTCTTTGCGGCGTCTTCAGTTATTTTTCGAAACTGATCGAACCGTTTGTTGAATTTTTCCGTTATTTCCCGGCCCCGGTTTTCGGTGCGCTGGCGGTGGCGATTCTGGGCATCAACGATGCGCCGAAGGTAGCGATCATTTTTATCGGAACGTTTTTCCAGCAGGTGCTGGTGATTGCCAACACGACGCGTACGGTCGATTTCAGTCTGGTCGAAGCCGCGCAAACGCTGGGAGCCAAACCGGGACGACTGCTTTTCAAGGTCGTGATTCCGGCGGTCCTTCCGAAGCTGTATATGGATATGCGCATTCTGCTGGGCTGGGCCTGGACCTATCTGATTGTGGCGGAGGTTGTCGGCACCAGCACCGGCATCAGCTGGTTCATCAACCAGCAGGCCAAATACCGTATGTTCGACAATGTCTATGCCGCGATCCTGGTGCTCGGTTTTATCGGCCTGGGCACCGACATGCTGCTCGGTGCGCTCGGGAAACAGCTGTTTGCCTGGGAGGACGGGCGGCGTTCAGGATTCGGCAAAATGCTGCGAAAAATAAAACCTGCACCGGTGGAGGCCTGA